In the genome of Salinirussus salinus, one region contains:
- a CDS encoding SWIM zinc finger family protein — protein MDDEHPVACTCPFDTRAAKACKHRLAVAIRPRLLDAAATMQTLTEVRSRPQVE, from the coding sequence ATCGATGACGAGCACCCGGTCGCCTGCACGTGTCCGTTCGACACTCGCGCGGCCAAGGCGTGCAAACACCGTCTCGCCGTCGCGATCCGACCCAGGCTCCTGGACGCGGCCGCCACGATGCAAACACTCACTGAGGTACGGTCACGCCCACAGGTAGAGTAG
- a CDS encoding transcription initiation factor IIB, which produces MSFRGPYANGYDEASGKTIPTEECPECSGALMTEDGETRCVDCGLIVGQHQLDRGPETRRFDDDTTDEPAERTGAPLTLARHDRGLSTEIGYKRDAKGNQLSTEKRRRVSRWRREHRRGRYRSKAERNLAHACGELARLASALELPEAVEEEAAAIYREAQAENLIRGRSIETMAAGSLYAACRVQGHPRTVEEIAAVAPCDRAKVELGYGVINRELALETAVIRPQEYIPALASKCEASDNVHHRALELAHHAEETGIANGRDPKGVAAACLYLAGREYGQDYTQEELANLADVSAMTLRERFWELREQR; this is translated from the coding sequence ATGTCGTTTCGAGGACCCTACGCGAACGGCTACGACGAAGCGAGCGGCAAAACAATCCCTACTGAGGAGTGCCCCGAATGCAGCGGTGCTCTCATGACCGAGGACGGGGAAACCCGGTGTGTTGACTGTGGACTCATCGTCGGTCAGCACCAGCTTGACCGCGGGCCGGAGACGCGCCGGTTCGACGATGACACGACGGACGAGCCAGCAGAGCGGACTGGCGCCCCGCTCACGTTGGCGCGGCACGACCGCGGCCTCTCGACGGAGATCGGCTACAAACGCGATGCCAAGGGTAACCAACTCTCCACAGAGAAACGACGCCGAGTGAGCCGGTGGCGACGCGAGCACAGGCGCGGGCGGTACCGGAGCAAGGCCGAACGCAATCTCGCCCACGCCTGCGGGGAACTCGCTCGGTTGGCCAGCGCACTCGAGTTACCGGAAGCGGTCGAGGAGGAGGCTGCGGCCATCTACCGCGAAGCACAGGCCGAGAACCTCATCCGCGGCCGGTCGATCGAAACGATGGCCGCTGGCAGTCTGTATGCGGCCTGTCGAGTGCAGGGCCATCCTCGGACTGTTGAGGAGATCGCCGCCGTCGCCCCCTGTGACCGCGCCAAGGTCGAACTCGGATACGGCGTGATCAACCGGGAATTAGCGCTGGAGACGGCGGTGATCCGACCCCAAGAGTACATCCCGGCGCTGGCTTCGAAGTGCGAGGCGTCTGACAACGTCCACCACCGAGCGCTCGAACTCGCGCATCACGCCGAGGAGACGGGGATCGCCAACGGACGTGACCCGAAAGGCGTCGCGGCAGCCTGCCTGTACCTCGCCGGCCGGGAGTACGGGCAGGACTACACGCAAGAGGAACTCGCAAACCTGGCGGACGTGTCGGCGATGACGCTTCGCGAGCGGTTCTGGGAACTCCGCGAGCAACGGTAG
- a CDS encoding CopG family ribbon-helix-helix protein, whose amino-acid sequence MSVVSVSMPEELLNRIDQFADDHGYTGRSEVLREASRNLLGEFEDKKLEDRDLMGVVTVVFDYETTSVEEKMMHLRHEHEDIVASNFHSHVGGHHCMELFVLEGSLEEISTFVGKIRATKDTLTIDYSVLPVDDFGPLADMN is encoded by the coding sequence ATGAGTGTGGTCAGCGTCTCGATGCCGGAGGAATTGCTTAACCGAATCGACCAGTTCGCTGACGACCACGGCTATACTGGTCGCAGTGAGGTACTTCGTGAAGCAAGCCGGAATCTCCTCGGTGAGTTCGAGGATAAGAAACTCGAAGACCGAGACTTGATGGGCGTCGTCACGGTGGTTTTCGACTACGAAACGACGAGCGTCGAGGAGAAGATGATGCACCTCCGCCACGAGCATGAGGACATCGTCGCATCGAACTTCCACAGCCACGTCGGCGGCCATCATTGCATGGAACTGTTCGTACTCGAAGGGTCGCTCGAAGAAATCTCGACGTTCGTCGGGAAGATCCGAGCGACGAAGGACACGCTCACGATCGACTACTCAGTGCTACCCGTCGACGACTTCGGCCCGCTAGCCGATATGAACTGA
- a CDS encoding energy-coupling factor ABC transporter permease — protein MAHIHLGEGSFPLWALVLWTVLGTGLITAVLYRVRSGKIQPNQIALAGIGAAASFAIFQLNIPVWGGVHMNLTALVGIIAGPALGGLIALVVNVFSAALGHGAVGLLGANVMINAGEAIVAYYVFKTLIGMNWDTFPATATAAIVGLSSGAVLMGGIIVLSGVNGSALPRADLAIAVAGLVGINVGVAVIEGLLTGFVVQFLASVRPDLVGLGDRSGRDEPAGVSA, from the coding sequence ATGGCACACATCCACCTCGGCGAAGGCTCGTTCCCACTGTGGGCACTGGTCCTCTGGACCGTGCTCGGGACCGGACTGATCACTGCGGTACTGTACCGGGTGCGGAGCGGCAAGATCCAGCCCAACCAGATCGCACTCGCGGGCATCGGTGCCGCCGCGAGTTTCGCGATCTTCCAGTTGAACATCCCCGTCTGGGGCGGGGTCCACATGAACCTCACCGCGCTCGTGGGTATCATCGCCGGGCCCGCCCTGGGCGGGCTCATCGCGCTCGTGGTCAACGTCTTCTCGGCCGCACTGGGCCACGGCGCGGTCGGACTCCTCGGTGCGAACGTGATGATCAACGCCGGCGAGGCGATCGTCGCGTACTACGTGTTCAAGACCCTGATCGGGATGAACTGGGACACCTTCCCCGCGACGGCGACGGCCGCAATCGTCGGGCTCTCCTCGGGCGCGGTCCTGATGGGCGGGATCATCGTCCTCAGCGGCGTCAACGGGAGTGCACTCCCGCGGGCCGACCTCGCGATCGCCGTCGCCGGACTCGTCGGGATCAACGTCGGCGTCGCGGTGATCGAGGGGCTCCTGACCGGGTTCGTCGTCCAGTTTTTGGCCTCGGTGCGGCCCGACCTCGTCGGTCTCGGCGACCGGTCCGGCCGGGACGAGCCAGCGGGGGTGTCCGCCTGA
- a CDS encoding CopG family ribbon-helix-helix protein, translating into MRTSFNIPDDLLSEFDETWQAEGLDSRSRGVREAMQEYIEVHTRLEDIEGDVVVIIAFDYEHEAVIEEIHDVQHQFQDVITTTNHIHEGEWCLETLFCSGPAPRVRDLTYRLRDFDAVSRVKLMLLAEH; encoded by the coding sequence ATGCGCACGAGCTTCAACATCCCCGACGACCTCCTCTCCGAATTCGATGAGACGTGGCAGGCAGAGGGATTAGATTCACGTTCGCGAGGCGTCCGCGAAGCGATGCAGGAGTATATTGAGGTACACACCAGACTGGAGGATATCGAAGGCGACGTCGTCGTTATCATCGCTTTCGATTACGAACACGAAGCGGTTATCGAAGAGATTCACGACGTACAACATCAGTTTCAGGACGTCATCACGACCACGAATCATATCCATGAAGGAGAATGGTGTCTCGAGACACTCTTCTGCAGCGGACCGGCACCGCGTGTCCGGGACCTCACCTATCGCTTGCGCGATTTCGATGCGGTGAGTCGGGTCAAACTGATGCTCCTCGCGGAGCACTAG
- a CDS encoding energy-coupling factor ABC transporter ATP-binding protein: MHDVEFSVYPDEVVALVGPNGAGKSTLLEHLNATLVPDEGELVVEGTPITEGNESTARRAVGFVFQDADTQLVAPTVLDDVMFGLQNYGVAVEDARERAREALATVDAAHLEERIPHYLSGGEKRLVGLAGVLVLNPSVIVLDEPLAGLDPERSRLVADRIEQIHEDGISVVLSTHDLEFAAEVADRVCVMTDGNVVGSGTPREVFYDDALLADANLHPPSAVRVARDAGLGTTAQPVTEADLVALLTEADNLGPTQTPSPDGRGHD, encoded by the coding sequence ATGCACGACGTGGAGTTCTCGGTGTACCCCGACGAAGTCGTCGCACTCGTCGGCCCCAACGGCGCCGGGAAGTCCACGCTGCTGGAACACCTCAACGCGACGCTGGTACCCGACGAGGGCGAACTGGTCGTCGAGGGAACGCCGATCACGGAGGGCAACGAGTCCACCGCACGCCGAGCGGTCGGGTTCGTCTTCCAGGACGCCGATACGCAACTGGTCGCCCCCACAGTGCTCGACGACGTGATGTTCGGCCTCCAGAACTACGGGGTCGCCGTCGAGGACGCGAGAGAGCGTGCGAGGGAGGCGCTGGCGACCGTCGACGCCGCCCACCTCGAAGAGCGGATCCCCCACTACCTGAGCGGTGGCGAGAAGCGCCTCGTCGGTCTCGCGGGAGTTCTCGTCCTCAACCCGAGCGTGATCGTCCTGGACGAACCCCTCGCGGGTTTAGACCCCGAGCGCTCGCGCCTGGTCGCCGACCGGATCGAACAGATACACGAGGACGGGATCAGCGTCGTCCTGTCGACGCACGACCTGGAGTTCGCCGCCGAGGTCGCCGACAGGGTCTGTGTGATGACCGACGGGAACGTCGTCGGGAGCGGGACGCCCCGAGAGGTGTTCTACGACGACGCGCTGTTGGCGGACGCGAACCTGCACCCACCGAGTGCAGTGCGTGTGGCTCGCGATGCAGGGCTGGGGACGACCGCACAGCCAGTGACGGAAGCGGATCTGGTGGCGCTCCTCACAGAAGCCGACAACCTGGGACCCACACAGACACCCTCTCCAGATGGGCGCGGACACGACTGA
- a CDS encoding restriction endonuclease, with product MAVLDELSGFEFEDLMEDVFRNLGYENVRQAERTADEGRDILMEEVVDGTRRGIVVECKHTETVGRPVVQKLHSAIATFEFDGPRRGMVVTTGRFTGPAEEYAQRLQQNGDPHPIELVDGEDLREIADEIGLDLYNGRIEILCDETLRPYDPAAGVDAPVQEAFRDIENIDAADLPAPHSQVTFRPVVAITADTNAVFETSVGVIHRINDRTRFVVHAERGHPQVADEKVASLVTENLHAAVDLDLDQFGEAFDDLKKRRFGQTQTEYKDWAVERLQDHHTTTVTYTGDNNVTYNKTCEPNLSDISVQSIESVYLPEVRQTTELQQYSYPYEYYTAGPSRVTVEDGIHRCVHCETSGVGETYTYCPNCGAVACDSHIKTERLEGEPVCTGCAVTERFALKTKYFYDEENLEAFREEYAEMPIHEKAMENKPLVGGGLVATLLLIVGLLVVSGVI from the coding sequence ATGGCTGTTTTAGACGAACTCTCGGGGTTCGAGTTCGAGGACCTGATGGAAGACGTCTTTCGGAACCTCGGGTACGAGAACGTCCGTCAGGCCGAGCGGACGGCAGATGAGGGACGGGACATCCTGATGGAGGAAGTCGTCGATGGTACGCGACGGGGAATCGTCGTCGAGTGCAAGCACACGGAGACGGTGGGTCGTCCAGTGGTGCAGAAACTGCACTCGGCGATTGCGACCTTCGAGTTCGACGGCCCCAGGCGCGGCATGGTCGTCACGACCGGTCGGTTCACTGGACCTGCCGAAGAGTACGCCCAGCGCCTCCAACAGAACGGCGACCCTCACCCCATCGAACTGGTCGACGGCGAAGACCTCCGGGAGATCGCCGACGAGATAGGCCTCGACCTCTACAACGGGCGTATCGAGATTCTCTGCGACGAGACCCTGCGGCCGTACGACCCGGCCGCCGGTGTTGACGCACCAGTCCAGGAGGCGTTTCGCGATATCGAGAACATTGACGCTGCCGACCTGCCGGCGCCACACTCGCAAGTCACGTTCCGCCCGGTGGTCGCGATCACTGCCGATACCAACGCCGTCTTCGAGACGTCCGTCGGCGTCATCCATCGGATCAACGACCGCACACGGTTCGTCGTCCACGCCGAGCGTGGGCACCCCCAGGTCGCCGACGAGAAGGTCGCATCCCTGGTCACCGAAAACCTCCACGCGGCGGTCGACTTGGATCTCGACCAGTTCGGGGAGGCATTCGACGACCTCAAGAAGCGCCGCTTCGGCCAGACCCAGACCGAGTACAAGGACTGGGCCGTTGAGCGGCTCCAGGACCACCACACGACGACGGTGACCTACACTGGCGACAATAACGTCACGTACAACAAGACGTGCGAGCCGAATCTCTCGGACATCTCGGTCCAATCCATCGAGTCCGTCTACCTTCCAGAGGTGCGCCAGACGACCGAATTACAGCAGTACTCGTATCCCTACGAATACTATACAGCGGGCCCGTCACGGGTGACCGTCGAGGATGGGATCCACCGCTGTGTGCACTGTGAGACGAGCGGCGTCGGCGAGACGTACACCTACTGTCCTAATTGCGGGGCGGTCGCCTGCGACAGCCACATCAAAACCGAACGGCTCGAAGGTGAGCCAGTCTGTACGGGCTGTGCAGTTACCGAACGCTTCGCGCTGAAGACGAAGTACTTCTACGACGAGGAAAATCTCGAAGCGTTCCGCGAGGAGTATGCGGAAATGCCGATCCACGAGAAGGCGATGGAAAACAAGCCGCTGGTCGGTGGTGGCTTGGTCGCGACGCTACTGCTCATCGTTGGTCTGCTCGTCGTCAGTGGCGTTATCTGA
- a CDS encoding winged helix-turn-helix domain-containing protein, with translation MNTGLEAAGETETRELVHFITQQTRFALINNILQHPEQLPSMYELEELNPSVSDATVYKHIQKLIDAGIVKETALDDEDRQQGYPWKFYGLTDEGREFLEDHNLLAAEETLQQIYETISDKPDKMVKYESAPRPDDA, from the coding sequence ATGAACACCGGTCTTGAGGCTGCTGGGGAGACAGAAACCCGTGAACTCGTCCATTTTATCACCCAGCAGACGCGGTTCGCGCTCATCAACAACATCCTCCAGCACCCTGAGCAGTTGCCCTCGATGTACGAACTCGAGGAACTCAACCCGAGCGTCAGCGACGCCACCGTTTACAAGCACATCCAGAAGCTCATTGATGCTGGCATCGTCAAAGAGACCGCTCTCGATGACGAGGACCGTCAGCAGGGCTACCCCTGGAAATTCTACGGTCTCACTGACGAGGGCCGCGAATTCCTCGAGGATCACAACCTGCTTGCGGCCGAAGAGACACTCCAGCAGATCTACGAGACCATCTCTGACAAGCCCGACAAAATGGTCAAATACGAGAGTGCGCCACGACCGGACGATGCCTGA
- a CDS encoding ABC transporter ATP-binding protein — translation MTERSSSEREESTKINVRNVSKAYEETRALEDVSFSVSEGEFCCVVGPSGCGKTTMLRAIAGLDGPDSGAVLVGGDPVTGPGLDRGMVFQEYALFPWRTVRGNVRFGLDRPACECADCEARVRELVDLVGLDGFEDSYPKELSGGMKQRVGIARALAPDPEILLMDEPFASVDARTRDRLHAELLDIWAQTEQTVVFVTHDIDEAVTLADRVIVMDADPGSVQSSFPIDLDRPRDRTAHDFVDHVAQIRDELGCHDEQHL, via the coding sequence ATGACCGAGCGTTCGTCCTCCGAGCGGGAGGAAAGCACGAAGATCAACGTTCGGAACGTCAGCAAGGCCTACGAGGAGACACGAGCGCTCGAAGACGTCTCGTTCTCGGTGTCGGAGGGCGAGTTTTGCTGTGTCGTCGGGCCGTCTGGCTGTGGAAAGACCACCATGCTGCGGGCGATCGCCGGCCTCGACGGTCCGGACAGTGGTGCGGTTCTGGTCGGCGGCGACCCGGTCACGGGTCCAGGTCTGGACCGAGGCATGGTCTTTCAGGAGTACGCGTTGTTTCCGTGGCGAACTGTCCGCGGGAACGTCCGGTTCGGTCTCGACCGACCCGCCTGTGAGTGTGCGGACTGTGAAGCACGGGTCCGGGAACTGGTCGATCTCGTCGGACTCGACGGATTCGAGGATTCTTATCCAAAGGAGCTGTCGGGCGGCATGAAACAGCGTGTCGGAATCGCTCGCGCTCTCGCTCCCGACCCGGAGATCCTGTTGATGGACGAACCGTTCGCCAGCGTCGACGCTCGGACGCGCGATCGACTGCACGCCGAATTACTGGACATCTGGGCCCAGACCGAGCAGACCGTCGTATTCGTTACGCACGACATCGACGAAGCGGTGACTCTGGCCGACCGGGTCATCGTTATGGATGCCGATCCCGGTAGCGTCCAGTCGTCTTTCCCCATCGATCTCGACCGTCCGCGTGATAGGACGGCACACGACTTCGTTGACCACGTCGCACAGATCCGGGACGAACTCGGGTGTCACGACGAACAACACCTCTAA
- a CDS encoding cobalamin transport operon protein, with amino-acid sequence MDRWKQYGGLVGVVAVATAVGLWAFGATGGALPWAKRSAKTLQRGLADGGGAILDLGRGIVIAGPIRKGGLVTEYAAIAGALLVFGLALYVYVDRVRDGEDPDHAP; translated from the coding sequence ATGGATCGCTGGAAGCAGTACGGCGGCCTCGTCGGCGTCGTCGCCGTCGCGACCGCGGTCGGCCTGTGGGCGTTCGGGGCGACCGGCGGTGCCCTCCCGTGGGCGAAGCGCTCGGCGAAGACCCTCCAGCGCGGTCTCGCCGACGGCGGCGGCGCCATCCTCGACCTCGGCCGCGGGATCGTTATCGCCGGCCCGATCCGCAAGGGTGGTCTCGTCACCGAGTACGCGGCCATCGCGGGAGCACTCCTGGTGTTCGGGCTGGCGCTGTACGTCTACGTCGACCGGGTCCGCGACGGCGAGGACCCCGACCACGCCCCGTAA
- a CDS encoding DUF1405 domain-containing protein, with the protein MGADTTERLPRYLTPLPRRIETVALQYAWVIVAINIAGTAFGFWYYIPQFQLEPVVAWPVVPDSPTATLFIACSLALYKLGRSNEYLNVLAFFGCIKLGLWTPFVLTVFADAFLATVTPPPQVVPLLGRELASKAMYAFLFVSHLGMVVQAFLIHRYCDFPGRAILVAVIWYGFNDLVDYFVPIVGTPHHTLLPVEPIVNGTVQHVSPAHEIAAAGAVALTILATILAVATRRVKTI; encoded by the coding sequence ATGGGCGCGGACACGACTGAGCGCCTCCCTCGGTATCTCACGCCACTTCCTCGGCGGATCGAGACCGTTGCCCTGCAGTACGCGTGGGTAATCGTTGCGATCAATATCGCGGGAACGGCATTCGGCTTCTGGTACTATATCCCCCAGTTCCAACTCGAGCCGGTCGTCGCGTGGCCGGTCGTCCCGGACAGTCCGACGGCCACGCTGTTCATCGCCTGCTCGCTGGCGCTGTACAAACTCGGCCGGTCGAACGAGTACCTGAACGTGTTGGCGTTTTTCGGTTGTATCAAGCTCGGCCTCTGGACGCCGTTCGTCCTGACGGTGTTCGCAGACGCGTTTCTCGCGACGGTTACGCCACCACCGCAGGTCGTTCCACTGCTCGGACGAGAACTCGCCTCGAAGGCGATGTACGCCTTCCTGTTCGTCTCACACTTGGGGATGGTCGTCCAAGCGTTCCTCATCCATCGCTACTGTGATTTTCCGGGTCGAGCGATTCTCGTTGCCGTAATCTGGTACGGATTCAACGACCTTGTCGACTACTTCGTCCCGATTGTCGGGACACCGCATCACACCCTGTTGCCGGTCGAACCGATTGTGAACGGCACCGTCCAGCACGTCTCCCCGGCACACGAGATTGCAGCTGCGGGCGCTGTTGCGCTGACGATACTGGCGACAATACTCGCCGTTGCGACTCGACGAGTGAAAACAATATGA
- a CDS encoding ABC transporter substrate-binding protein — protein sequence MVQISRRSLLQKAGATTIAATGIAGCLGQGGASLDSVTVAYVPIYPNMQHYVMEQEGYYEDVPSDVSIERFSSGPSVVKAFASGDVDVALFGITPAMVLVDKGTNAGILAANSRNGFKIMGTTELADLYEQEGAATFERFEEEHGRKVRFGAPPDGSVPDIVLRYWIQEDLDVGEMDSTINKSKVPPAKAVQTIQSGDIDATIIQEPFATIISQADGFEELAWSGNILDNHPVTVLFANQRVLDDDEVAQSLVEQHVAATEFTGNSPDAAASHAASVIGSGVSEDLATAAMDSKASEFISDPHAITDQAATMGEFVANVGNIEDPVATENLFAFDPYDAIQ from the coding sequence ATGGTTCAAATCTCGCGCCGAAGTCTACTCCAGAAGGCAGGCGCAACCACGATTGCTGCGACGGGAATTGCTGGCTGTCTCGGTCAGGGAGGTGCATCACTTGATTCCGTCACGGTCGCGTACGTCCCGATTTACCCGAACATGCAACACTACGTGATGGAGCAAGAGGGGTACTACGAGGACGTTCCGTCAGATGTCTCAATAGAGCGGTTCAGCTCCGGCCCCAGTGTTGTCAAGGCGTTCGCGAGTGGGGACGTCGACGTTGCGCTTTTCGGGATCACTCCTGCAATGGTCCTCGTTGACAAAGGGACCAACGCCGGTATCCTCGCGGCGAATTCGAGAAATGGCTTCAAGATCATGGGGACGACCGAACTCGCCGATCTCTACGAACAGGAAGGGGCTGCCACGTTCGAGCGCTTCGAAGAAGAGCACGGGCGGAAGGTCCGGTTTGGAGCACCGCCGGACGGGAGCGTCCCCGACATCGTTCTCCGGTACTGGATTCAGGAGGACCTCGACGTCGGTGAGATGGACTCCACCATCAACAAGTCCAAGGTCCCGCCCGCGAAGGCGGTCCAGACCATCCAGTCGGGCGACATCGACGCGACGATCATCCAGGAACCGTTCGCGACGATCATCAGCCAAGCTGACGGGTTCGAGGAACTCGCCTGGTCCGGGAACATCCTGGACAACCACCCCGTCACGGTGCTGTTCGCGAACCAGCGAGTGCTCGACGACGATGAGGTCGCCCAATCGCTCGTCGAACAGCACGTCGCGGCGACCGAGTTCACGGGGAACTCCCCGGATGCCGCCGCCAGCCACGCTGCCTCGGTCATCGGCTCCGGCGTGAGTGAAGACCTCGCGACGGCCGCCATGGATTCGAAGGCGTCGGAGTTCATCTCGGATCCCCACGCGATCACCGATCAGGCCGCGACGATGGGAGAGTTCGTCGCCAACGTCGGCAATATCGAGGATCCGGTCGCAACTGAAAATCTGTTCGCGTTCGACCCCTACGACGCAATACAGTAA
- a CDS encoding ABC transporter permease encodes MSTQTDTSSNALTAETFEGDLQRYLRGLGGLVVFLLVWWVGAMTTQPSYLVPGPLESVYAFIELFATSTTIVVPVLGSSLVLPTGLAHLAQTLFHYVPGLLLGAGCGIGLGLAMGWNGVLDDWLRPLVRVLRPIPPLAWVVFAIVWFGIHHTGAAFIVFVGAFWINFYGAYGGVEGVSTELTDAASTLGVERDLSMLKLVALPSAAPQVLTGFRTSIGRCWMIVVGAELFGAPGVGYEIINASNNLAMATSVAYMFLISLAFLCMDVGFRLVERRVLAWR; translated from the coding sequence ATGAGCACGCAGACCGACACCAGTTCGAACGCGCTGACGGCCGAAACCTTCGAGGGGGACCTGCAGCGGTATCTTCGCGGCCTCGGCGGTCTCGTTGTGTTCCTGCTCGTCTGGTGGGTTGGCGCGATGACGACCCAGCCGTCGTATCTGGTGCCGGGTCCCCTCGAGTCAGTGTACGCGTTTATAGAGCTGTTTGCGACCTCGACGACGATCGTGGTCCCCGTTCTGGGGTCGAGTCTGGTACTCCCGACTGGACTCGCACACCTCGCACAGACGCTGTTCCACTACGTTCCCGGCCTCCTCCTCGGTGCGGGCTGTGGGATCGGACTCGGACTGGCGATGGGTTGGAACGGGGTACTCGACGACTGGCTCCGGCCGCTCGTCCGGGTGCTGCGACCGATTCCACCGCTGGCGTGGGTCGTCTTCGCCATCGTCTGGTTCGGCATCCACCACACTGGCGCGGCGTTCATCGTCTTCGTCGGCGCGTTCTGGATCAACTTCTACGGCGCCTACGGTGGCGTGGAGGGCGTTTCGACCGAACTGACCGATGCCGCATCGACGCTCGGAGTCGAGCGCGACCTCTCGATGCTGAAACTCGTCGCGCTCCCGAGTGCGGCACCCCAAGTGCTGACTGGGTTCCGGACGAGCATCGGTCGGTGCTGGATGATCGTGGTCGGCGCCGAGCTGTTCGGTGCCCCCGGCGTCGGCTACGAAATCATCAACGCCTCGAACAACCTCGCGATGGCGACCAGCGTCGCGTACATGTTCCTGATCAGCCTGGCGTTCCTCTGTATGGACGTCGGGTTTCGACTCGTCGAACGGAGGGTGCTCGCGTGGCGATGA
- a CDS encoding energy-coupling factor transporter transmembrane component T family protein, whose protein sequence is MTALSNHVPDPRLITAYAEHREGPLHRVNPWTKLGIVGALVLAVTTLDRLALLAGLYAAVLGVYGVSGLPYRRLVAWYTLPMLFVVSVAGPLAFLEPGVAIGGALPTPLGDLSVTWAGATLFAELTCRSLVVVTFALTASMTTKYTHVAYVLGRVLPRPLDQIALLTYRFTFVMIETLEDLVKGALSRGANLSEFWSNKRLYARILGTTMLSAIERSERLVTSMEARGYDGDITVYGDVGRPPARELAVLVVSYAAVIGYSAVAVYGVSP, encoded by the coding sequence ATGACCGCGCTGTCGAACCACGTCCCGGACCCGCGACTGATCACGGCCTACGCGGAGCACCGGGAGGGACCGCTCCACCGGGTCAACCCCTGGACGAAACTGGGGATCGTCGGCGCACTCGTCCTCGCGGTCACGACCCTGGACCGCCTGGCGTTGCTCGCCGGCCTGTACGCCGCCGTCCTCGGGGTCTACGGGGTGTCGGGGCTCCCGTACCGACGACTGGTTGCCTGGTACACGCTGCCGATGCTGTTCGTCGTCTCCGTCGCCGGCCCACTGGCCTTCCTCGAGCCGGGCGTGGCGATCGGTGGGGCACTCCCGACGCCGCTCGGCGACCTCTCGGTGACGTGGGCGGGCGCGACCCTGTTCGCGGAACTGACCTGCCGGTCGCTGGTGGTCGTCACGTTCGCGCTGACGGCGTCGATGACGACGAAGTACACTCACGTCGCCTACGTTCTCGGTCGAGTGCTGCCCCGGCCGCTGGACCAGATCGCCTTGCTCACCTACCGGTTCACGTTCGTGATGATCGAGACCCTCGAGGACCTGGTCAAGGGTGCGCTCTCCCGGGGTGCGAACCTCTCGGAGTTCTGGTCGAACAAGCGCTTGTACGCCCGGATCCTGGGGACGACGATGCTGTCGGCGATCGAACGATCCGAGCGCCTCGTCACGTCGATGGAGGCACGCGGGTACGACGGCGACATCACGGTGTACGGCGACGTGGGACGGCCACCGGCCCGCGAACTGGCCGTCCTCGTCGTCTCCTACGCCGCCGTGATCGGGTACTCGGCAGTCGCGGTCTACGGGGTGAGCCCGTGA
- a CDS encoding CopG family ribbon-helix-helix protein has translation MPERLRDDLDRFADEHGYGGRSEVIREACRSLLEQYEETDYEGRRVVGTVTAVFGYDDPEIESRMMDIRHEFEASIRSNSHNCLTGNTGCIESFVVEAEYDVLLRFVGTVRGADESVSVEYTVLPVDVAPANVVE, from the coding sequence ATGCCGGAGCGACTTCGGGACGACCTCGACAGGTTTGCCGACGAACACGGGTACGGAGGACGGAGTGAAGTCATTCGTGAGGCGTGCCGGTCGTTGCTGGAACAGTACGAGGAGACGGACTACGAGGGGCGACGCGTCGTCGGGACTGTCACGGCCGTTTTTGGGTACGACGACCCCGAGATCGAGAGCAGGATGATGGACATTCGCCACGAATTCGAAGCGTCGATCCGCTCGAACTCGCATAATTGTCTCACGGGCAACACTGGCTGTATCGAGTCGTTCGTCGTCGAAGCCGAGTACGATGTCCTCTTGCGATTCGTCGGAACCGTTCGAGGCGCTGATGAGTCCGTCTCGGTGGAGTACACTGTTCTCCCGGTCGACGTAGCCCCGGCTAACGTCGTCGAGTAA